In a genomic window of Tripterygium wilfordii isolate XIE 37 chromosome 8, ASM1340144v1, whole genome shotgun sequence:
- the LOC120004402 gene encoding protein RADIALIS-like 4, with product MQSEMELFPKVLCGWSWEENKLFELALAVVDEQDPDRWEVVASMIGGKKSAEDVKKHYVILLEDLQCIESGQFDYQIGEAQSCTLHWTDEDHNLLGENIN from the exons ATGCAGAGTGAGATGGAGTTGTTTCCAAAGGTGCTTTGTGGGTGGAGTTGGGAAGAGAACAAGCTCTTTGAGCTGGCTTTGGCAGTGGTTGATGAACAAGACCCAGATCGATGGGAAGTGGTTGCATCCATGATTGGAGGGAAGAAGAGTGCTGAGGATGTGAAGAAACATTATGTGATTCTTCTTGAGGATTTGCAGTGTATAGAGTCTGGTCAATTTGATTATCAAATTGGAGAAGCTCAGTCTTGCACTCTTCATTGGACTGATGAAGATCACAA TTTGCTGGGAGAGAACATAAATTGA